The genomic window TTCTCCACCTGCGTAATCTCTGAGGGAACGCCGATTACGATGCGAGGACGCACCCACATGTTTCTGTTGTGCGCTTTTTTGATGAAATAATCCAGCATCCTTTCTGTGCTCTCAAAATCAGCAATGACGCCATCTTTCATTGGTCTAATGGCAACGATATTTCCCGGTGTTCTTCCCAGCATCTCCTTGGCTTCTTTACCGACAGCTTCCACTTTGCCCGTCAATTTATTCAAAGCAACAATAGAAGGTTCGTAGACCACAACTCCTTTATTTTTCGCGAGAACCAGAGTGTTCGCTGTTCCCAGATCAATCGCAAGATCGCTTGAAAAAAACCTAAATATAGAGCCTATACCCATTACGTCTCCTGTTTTTTAACGCAGAGGCGCAGAGAAAAGATCATTCTTTTTTTTAACTCTGCGTCTCCGCGTCTCTGCGTTAAAATTTTCATCGGGCCAATTGAACGGCGTTTTTGCCTGTGTATTTCACTGCATACATTGCGCTGTCCGCTTTTTGAATCAGTTCAGTCAGAGTTTCCGCATGATCGGGAAAAACAGCGATTCCAAAACTTGCGGAGAGTCTGATATACGAAGGCAGCATCGCTTCAAAATTGTGAGATACGATCGCATTGCGAATCCGTTCCGCCATTTCGCGCGCTTCCAGTGCTCCCGCTTTTGGCATCAGCACCACGAATTCATCGCCACCATAGCGTGCTACCTCGTCACGCTTTCCCACAGCATTAAAAATAGTTTTCCCGATTTCCACGAGAGTTTTTGCTCCCACCAGGTGTCCATAACTATCATTGACCGACTTAAAACCGTCCAGATCCAGAAAAATGAGGCTGAACTGTTCACGTGTTGCCTTCCGTTCATCGATCATTTTTGCCAATCTTGAATGAATATACCGGGTATTGAAAAGTTTTGTAAGGTCGTCAGTAATTGAAAGCTTTTCTGTCTCCTGAAAAAGAAGAGCATTGTGCAGAGATACGGCAATCGGCCCCAGGAGTGTAGTCAACATATTTAAGTCCCGGCGCGTAAAACGGTAACTGCCGGATTTGCGATTGATCAGTTCCACAACCCCGATGAGTTGCCCCCTGCTGATTAACGGCACGCAAAGAACCGACCGCGTTTTAAAATTGCTCGCTTTATCAAAACTCGAGTTAAAACGCCTGTCCTGAGTAACGTCATTCACAATTACAGACTCTCCATGCAGGGCAACCCATCCTGCAATCCCCTCTCCAACTTTCAGTTTGGCATAAGCCAGACGTTTGGCAGCAGCTCCGCGGGCCCCTTCGAAGACCAATTCGTTTTGATTCGAATTCATCAAAAGAATGGACCAGGCTTCACAGGGAATGATTTTCTTGATGCTGTCCATGATTGTGCCGATAACATTTTTGGGATCCAGTTTGTCATTCGCTGCCTGAATGATCCGCATCAAGATGCTGTAGCGGGTCGCTGACTGTTTTGCCGTCTTCATGCTGTGAAATATTAACCGCCAAGACGCCAAGCTCGCCAAGTTCCAAAAATAAGAACTCTATTACCCCTTGGCGTTCTTGGCGCCTTGGCGTTTTACCTGTATTCTACTTTTTTAGTAACTGTGGTTTTATTTCCGGAAGGATCTTCTGCCACAAAATTTAGTTCATTCCACCCAGATGTCTGCAACGTATAAGTATAAACGAACGTTCCATCCTCTTTTACGTCGATGATCTGGCCATTTAAGGTCAAGAAGGCATCCGCCTCTGTGGATCCTTCGACCTGTATATATGGCAAGAACGGATGCATATAAGTGATTTTCAAAAGCGGAGGCGACTTATCCAGCGAGTCTGTTAATTTGGCATTGGGGGTCGGTGTATAAACAACAAACTGGAATGGATCGCTCCAGGGGCTATGATTTCGCTCGGTATCTATGCTGCGAACCCTCCAGAAATACTGCTTTTTGTGACTTTTGGGGATTTTGATCGCGATCGTACTTTTTGTCAGATTGGCGTTTTCCGCGCTGATTCTTCCAAACAAAGGACTTTCAGAAATCTGAACGTGATACCGAACGGCATTCGAAACATCTCTCCATTTCAACTCGACCCGCATTTCTTGCTCGTTCAAAAATTCAAAGAGCTGTCCTTTGGGAGGGGACATCAAGGGAGGTGTGAAAGGCAACTTGACCTTTGTAGCAGTGTCATCTCTTTCGATCGTCAATTGTTCCAATGTGGTCAACTGAGTTGTGCGGCCCGTTGTATCCGTGACAACACCGATACCTTTTTCGACAGTGGTGATATGTTCGCCGGTCGAATTATCGGCCCGAACAGAACCCGTAGATCCTGGAGACAGTTTGAACCGTGGAATTCTGGAAGTTGATACGGAAGGAGGAGACGCGGATTTTTCGGCATTGATATCGCTTTCACCATTTTCTACAACAGCCAGAGGAGCATTACTATCCCGTTCGTTGCTTGTCATTTTCTTGCTGATCACCACGATGGAATCGGTCTGAATCGTGATTTCCGTGCCATCGTCGAACTTGATTTTGGCTGAGGAATCGGGAGCAGTCCGAATCCTGTCCCCTTCGTGAAGATCCATCTTGAAACTGGCCTCTTTCCAGACATATTCGTCTTTGGGTTTTACCTCGACTTTTCCTTCATAGTCCATGAACCGCGCGGCGGACTCTTCCAGAACAAGAGGCGCACTGTAGGGAACGTTCGTGTGGCGAAGCCAGAACCACCAGATGGTGAAAAAAATGCCTGCACTAATCGCGAAAAAAATCATCGTCAGGGTTCGAATCGAGACAGTGGTCCACTCGATTTCGAACATCCCCGGCCGTTTGACCTGTTTCGCCATAAGAAACTAAGGTTGAAGTCTGGCTGTTTTTTGTTTCCTCATCTTGATAAGAGCCTCTGCTTTGGGGAAAACTTCAAGGGCTGTTTGGATCTGCTTATCCTGATTCGATGCAATTTTGTAGCCCTCTTCGGAACCCCAAAGAGTAGCAAAAATTTCTTGACGAATTTGATTTTTGATGGCAGGAAGATTGTCCTGGAGGTCCTGTTCCGTAAATTGAATTTTTGTATTCCGTAGATGTTCACGGAATTCATCAAGAATTTTTTCATCAACCTGGAAAGTCCGGTCTATGACTTTTAGTTTGGAAGTCATTGGTGATAGCTCGGACTGAACTTTGCGTTCATCGGATGCGGCGAATCGTTTGGCGAAATTGAAGAATACGTACTCGCTGTTCAGGAGGTCCATAAATTTGCTTGCGGTTCTTTGCTCCATTTTCACATCAGGAGTAATACCGCCACCGCCGAAAACTTCACGGCCGGTATCTGTGTAGGCTTTCTCGCGGTTTTGAGGATCTTCATCGACACCCAGATCTGTGTAGTAGTAATCATAAAAAGAGCGGGAATAGTCGCGCTGGATTAAACGTCCGCTCGGTGTGTAATAACGCGCCGTTGTTAAAGCAAGAGCAGTGTTGGAACCGAGTCTGTAGACGCTTTGAACGAGACCTTTGCCCCAGGTTGTTGTTCCCACAATTACGCCCCGGTCATGATCCTGAATCGCGCCGGCAACGATTTCCGATGCGCTGGCGCTGCTGCGGTTTACGAGTACGACCAGCGGCAAATCTTCAAATCCATTATTGTTGGAGCAACGATAAGTAGTATTTGCTTCCGAGATGCGCCCTTTCGTGGAAACCACGACCGCTCCCTTTTCCAGAAAAATGTCAGACACATCGATCGCCTGATCCAGAAGTCCGCCGGTGTTAAAACGCAGGTCGATGATGATTTCCTTCATCCCATGTTCTTTGAGTTTTTTCAAAGAATCTTCCAGTTCATCGGTTGTTGTTTCCGTAAAATTTTTGATGCGGATGTAACCTGTTCCGGGCCGGATCATGAATGCATAGCTGACGGAATTTACAGGAATCTCATCCCGCACAAGAGTCATCTGAATCGGTTTCTCCCAACCTTCGCGTTCGATTGTGATTGTGACTTTTGTGCCTTTAGGCCCGCGCAATTTTTTCAACAACACAGTTGTTGGATGACCTTTGGTCGGTTCCCCTTCTATCTCTGAAATGATATCGCCCGCGCGCAAACCGGCTTTGTATGCAGGTGTTCCTTCAATAGGAGAGATCACTGTGAGAAGTCCGTTGATACTCTGGATGCTTATGCCAAGTCCGTAAAATGACCCGTGTTGCTCTTCTTGCAGGGAAGCGTACGCCTCTTCATCCAGGAAGTTGGAATGAGGATCGAGCGAATTGAGCAAACCATTGATTGCTCCCGAAACAACTTTCTGAGTAGGAATTTTGTCGACGTAGCTGTCCTCCACCACTGCAAGCAAAGCAGTAAAGTGCTTCATGTGTTCAGTAACAAGTTTTTCATTGGACAGGACTTTACCACCCACCACTCCTCCGAGAGTGGAGCTGACCAGTACAACAACAACGCCAACGATGAAAAGATGATTGCGCATGGACGAGAAACCTCCAGTTGAAACCTGATATTTAATAATAGTCAAACGTGTAGGGTTTGTAAACGAAAACAGGTCAGTTACTTGCGACAACTATTGAGGCCCC from bacterium includes these protein-coding regions:
- a CDS encoding sensor domain-containing diguanylate cyclase produces the protein MKTAKQSATRYSILMRIIQAANDKLDPKNVIGTIMDSIKKIIPCEAWSILLMNSNQNELVFEGARGAAAKRLAYAKLKVGEGIAGWVALHGESVIVNDVTQDRRFNSSFDKASNFKTRSVLCVPLISRGQLIGVVELINRKSGSYRFTRRDLNMLTTLLGPIAVSLHNALLFQETEKLSITDDLTKLFNTRYIHSRLAKMIDERKATREQFSLIFLDLDGFKSVNDSYGHLVGAKTLVEIGKTIFNAVGKRDEVARYGGDEFVVLMPKAGALEAREMAERIRNAIVSHNFEAMLPSYIRLSASFGIAVFPDHAETLTELIQKADSAMYAVKYTGKNAVQLAR
- a CDS encoding FecR domain-containing protein, with the protein product MAKQVKRPGMFEIEWTTVSIRTLTMIFFAISAGIFFTIWWFWLRHTNVPYSAPLVLEESAARFMDYEGKVEVKPKDEYVWKEASFKMDLHEGDRIRTAPDSSAKIKFDDGTEITIQTDSIVVISKKMTSNERDSNAPLAVVENGESDINAEKSASPPSVSTSRIPRFKLSPGSTGSVRADNSTGEHITTVEKGIGVVTDTTGRTTQLTTLEQLTIERDDTATKVKLPFTPPLMSPPKGQLFEFLNEQEMRVELKWRDVSNAVRYHVQISESPLFGRISAENANLTKSTIAIKIPKSHKKQYFWRVRSIDTERNHSPWSDPFQFVVYTPTPNAKLTDSLDKSPPLLKITYMHPFLPYIQVEGSTEADAFLTLNGQIIDVKEDGTFVYTYTLQTSGWNELNFVAEDPSGNKTTVTKKVEYR
- a CDS encoding S41 family peptidase, encoding MRNHLFIVGVVVVLVSSTLGGVVGGKVLSNEKLVTEHMKHFTALLAVVEDSYVDKIPTQKVVSGAINGLLNSLDPHSNFLDEEAYASLQEEQHGSFYGLGISIQSINGLLTVISPIEGTPAYKAGLRAGDIISEIEGEPTKGHPTTVLLKKLRGPKGTKVTITIEREGWEKPIQMTLVRDEIPVNSVSYAFMIRPGTGYIRIKNFTETTTDELEDSLKKLKEHGMKEIIIDLRFNTGGLLDQAIDVSDIFLEKGAVVVSTKGRISEANTTYRCSNNNGFEDLPLVVLVNRSSASASEIVAGAIQDHDRGVIVGTTTWGKGLVQSVYRLGSNTALALTTARYYTPSGRLIQRDYSRSFYDYYYTDLGVDEDPQNREKAYTDTGREVFGGGGITPDVKMEQRTASKFMDLLNSEYVFFNFAKRFAASDERKVQSELSPMTSKLKVIDRTFQVDEKILDEFREHLRNTKIQFTEQDLQDNLPAIKNQIRQEIFATLWGSEEGYKIASNQDKQIQTALEVFPKAEALIKMRKQKTARLQP